A genomic stretch from Lathyrus oleraceus cultivar Zhongwan6 chromosome 2, CAAS_Psat_ZW6_1.0, whole genome shotgun sequence includes:
- the LOC127119732 gene encoding probable starch synthase 4, chloroplastic/amyloplastic isoform X2 produces MAAWFNSIMPILGIPSSFLPKPISLPPLSSFRNNNLHEQRLENEDLSKSSSDDEKSVKQDNIWQLFREAQQNILYLNNQRLGAIEELNKTNKEKQFLFHKIRKLEAEKKEGTDKLSTCSELLLRIDSMVLGSVITPAEASDFRSLVLNHKVSVVDVFNLVSHKSDSELLRELRHFSDQSKTRSFHIIHICTEMAPLVHRGSVASYVTGISRALQRKGHLVEVILPKYACLDLDQVQGLREVKGEAYSYFNGQLHGNKIWNGVVYGIGVTLIEPLNYSSFFNREMIYGYPDDFERFSYFCRASLDYIVKCGKQPDVLHLHNWETAIVGPLFWDIFFNKGLGGTRILLTCHDFNSQGIEQPNKLALCGLDPSNLHQHDRLQDNTNTQFVNILKGGVVYSNRVVIMSSIHPKYTIVRNLSHELEPTLNVHRDKLVVAPYGFEKSTWDPSRDYFLPENFNAENMNGKAVCKVALLQQLGLSEHSSSILVGCNFSEGSDIDVKKMKDIVLNGKQNDVQIILMNTSEKQVLNQALESLQEELKDDDNIKFVGAYDEALSHLLFAGSDIILCRSFLDPSDETPLKALSYGAAPIAVGLDAHKNWNLMNHDQEATKYSKIINNTFGNMSFGLAIDEIRSNPSKWKRRIMEAMSHDLSWDGECYEVHLAAYSAIKNM; encoded by the exons ATGGCGGCATGGTTCAACTCAATCATGCCAATTTTGGGAATTCCTTCATCTTTTCTCCCAAAACCCATTTCACTTCCTCCTCTTTCTTCTTTCAG GAATAATAACTTACATGAACAAAG GTTAGAGAATGAGGACTTGTCCAAG TCATCATCTGATGATGAAAAGAGTGTGAAACAAGATAACATTTGGCAATTGTTCAGAGAAGCTCAGCAGA ACATACTATACTTAAACAATCAACGCCTTGGTGCCATTGAGGAACTTaacaaaacaaacaaagaaaaacaGTTCCTATTTCATAAGATAAGGAAATTAGAAGCAGAAAAGAAGGAGGGAACAG ATAAGCTATCAACTTGTTCCGAATTGCTGCTTCGAATAGACTCAATGGTCCTTGGCAGCGTGATTACTCCTGCAGAGGCATCTGACTTTAGAAGTTTGGTGTTAAACCACAAAGTGAGTGTGGTTGATGTCTTTAATCTCGTCTCACATAAAAGCGATTCTGAACTTCTCAGAGAACTTCGTCACTTTTCAGATCAAAGCAAAAC GAGGAGTTTTCATATTATTCACATTTGCACAGAAATGGCACCATTGGTCCATAGAGGGTCTGTAGCATCATATGTAACCGGCATATCTCGTGCACTTCAAAGAAAAGGCCACCTGGTGGAGGTTATATTGCCCAA GTATGCATGTTTAGACCTTGATCAAGTGCAAGGGTTGCGTGAAGTTAAAGGGGAGGCTTACTCGTATTTTAATGGTCAATTACATGGAAATAAAATTTGGAATGG TGTTGTTTATGGAATTGGAGTCACTTTGATTGAGCCATTGAACTATTCATCATTTTTCAACCGTGAGATGATATATGGTTACCCGGATGATTTCGAAAG GTTCTCTTACTTCTGTCGTGCCTCACTGGATTATATTGTAAAATGTGGGAAGCAACCCGATGTACTGCATCTTCATAACTGGGAGACTGCCATTGTTGGGCCCCTTTTCTGGGATATATTTTTTAACAAG GGACTTGGAGGAACCAGAATATTACTGACATGCCACGACTTCAATTCACAG GGTATCGAGCAACCAAATAAATTGGCCTTATGTGGACTTGATCCTTCAAATCTTCATCAACATGATCGCCTGCAAGACAACACTAACACACAATTTGTCAATATTTTAAAG GGAGGAGTTGTCTATTCAAACAGAGTTGTAATAATGTCATCTATCCATCCAAAGTACACAATTGTTCGCAATTTGAGTCATGAACTGGAACCTACTTTAAATGTTCATAG GGACAAGTTGGTCGTTGCTCCATACGGATTTGAGAAATCAACATGGGATCCTTCGAGGGACTATTTTCTTCCAGAAAATTTCAATGCTGAAAATATGAATGGAAAAGCGGTTTGCAAAGTTGCATTACTGCAGCAGTTGGGGTTATCTGAACATTCTTCTAGTATTCTT GTTGGATGCAATTTTTCAGAAGGATCAGATATTGATGTGAAAAAGATGAAGGATATCGTTTTGAATGGCAAGCAGAATGACGTCCAG ATTATATTAATGAACACAAGTGAGAAACAGGTGTTGAATCAGGCACTAGAATCACTTCAGGAGGAACTCAAG GATGATGATAATATTAAATTTGTGGGTGCATATGATGAAGCTTTATCGCATTTGTTATTCGCAGGATCTGACATTATCTTGTGTCGATCATTTCTTGATCCTTCCGATGAAACCCCA CTAAAAGCTTTGAGCTATGGAGCAGCTCCAATAGCGGTTGGCCTGGATGCTCACAAAAACTG GAACTTGATGAATCATGACCAAGAGGCAACCAAGTACTCAAAGATAATCAACAATACCTTTGGAAACATGTCATTTGGTCTTGCCATTGATGAAATT AGGAGTAACCCATCCAAGTGGAAAAGAAGAATAATGGAAGCAATGTCCCATGATTTATCATGGGATGGTGAATGCTACGAAGTTCATTTGGCAGCTTATTCAGCTATAAAGAATATGTGA
- the LOC127119732 gene encoding probable starch synthase 4, chloroplastic/amyloplastic isoform X1 codes for MAAWFNSIMPILGIPSSFLPKPISLPPLSSFRNNNLHEQRLENEDLSKSSSDDEKSVKQDNIWQLFREAQQNILYLNNQRLGAIEELNKTNKEKQFLFHKIRKLEAEKKEGTDKLSTCSELLLRIDSMVLGSVITPAEASDFRSLVLNHKVSVVDVFNLVSHKSDSELLRELRHFSDQSKTRSFHIIHICTEMAPLVHRGSVASYVTGISRALQRKGHLVEVILPKYACLDLDQVQGLREVKGEAYSYFNGQLHGNKIWNGVVYGIGVTLIEPLNYSSFFNREMIYGYPDDFERFSYFCRASLDYIVKCGKQPDVLHLHNWETAIVGPLFWDIFFNKGLGGTRILLTCHDFNSQGIEQPNKLALCGLDPSNLHQHDRLQDNTNTQFVNILKGGVVYSNRVVIMSSIHPKYTIVRNLSHELEPTLNVHRDKLVVAPYGFEKSTWDPSRDYFLPENFNAENMNGKAVCKVALLQQLGLSEHSSSILVGCNFSEGSDIDVKKMKDIVLNGKQNDVQIILMNTSEKQVLNQALESLQEELKDDDNIKFVGAYDEALSHLLFAGSDIILCRSFLDPSDETPLKALSYGAAPIAVGLDAHKNWVIPFDRNLMNHDQEATKYSKIINNTFGNMSFGLAIDEIRSNPSKWKRRIMEAMSHDLSWDGECYEVHLAAYSAIKNM; via the exons ATGGCGGCATGGTTCAACTCAATCATGCCAATTTTGGGAATTCCTTCATCTTTTCTCCCAAAACCCATTTCACTTCCTCCTCTTTCTTCTTTCAG GAATAATAACTTACATGAACAAAG GTTAGAGAATGAGGACTTGTCCAAG TCATCATCTGATGATGAAAAGAGTGTGAAACAAGATAACATTTGGCAATTGTTCAGAGAAGCTCAGCAGA ACATACTATACTTAAACAATCAACGCCTTGGTGCCATTGAGGAACTTaacaaaacaaacaaagaaaaacaGTTCCTATTTCATAAGATAAGGAAATTAGAAGCAGAAAAGAAGGAGGGAACAG ATAAGCTATCAACTTGTTCCGAATTGCTGCTTCGAATAGACTCAATGGTCCTTGGCAGCGTGATTACTCCTGCAGAGGCATCTGACTTTAGAAGTTTGGTGTTAAACCACAAAGTGAGTGTGGTTGATGTCTTTAATCTCGTCTCACATAAAAGCGATTCTGAACTTCTCAGAGAACTTCGTCACTTTTCAGATCAAAGCAAAAC GAGGAGTTTTCATATTATTCACATTTGCACAGAAATGGCACCATTGGTCCATAGAGGGTCTGTAGCATCATATGTAACCGGCATATCTCGTGCACTTCAAAGAAAAGGCCACCTGGTGGAGGTTATATTGCCCAA GTATGCATGTTTAGACCTTGATCAAGTGCAAGGGTTGCGTGAAGTTAAAGGGGAGGCTTACTCGTATTTTAATGGTCAATTACATGGAAATAAAATTTGGAATGG TGTTGTTTATGGAATTGGAGTCACTTTGATTGAGCCATTGAACTATTCATCATTTTTCAACCGTGAGATGATATATGGTTACCCGGATGATTTCGAAAG GTTCTCTTACTTCTGTCGTGCCTCACTGGATTATATTGTAAAATGTGGGAAGCAACCCGATGTACTGCATCTTCATAACTGGGAGACTGCCATTGTTGGGCCCCTTTTCTGGGATATATTTTTTAACAAG GGACTTGGAGGAACCAGAATATTACTGACATGCCACGACTTCAATTCACAG GGTATCGAGCAACCAAATAAATTGGCCTTATGTGGACTTGATCCTTCAAATCTTCATCAACATGATCGCCTGCAAGACAACACTAACACACAATTTGTCAATATTTTAAAG GGAGGAGTTGTCTATTCAAACAGAGTTGTAATAATGTCATCTATCCATCCAAAGTACACAATTGTTCGCAATTTGAGTCATGAACTGGAACCTACTTTAAATGTTCATAG GGACAAGTTGGTCGTTGCTCCATACGGATTTGAGAAATCAACATGGGATCCTTCGAGGGACTATTTTCTTCCAGAAAATTTCAATGCTGAAAATATGAATGGAAAAGCGGTTTGCAAAGTTGCATTACTGCAGCAGTTGGGGTTATCTGAACATTCTTCTAGTATTCTT GTTGGATGCAATTTTTCAGAAGGATCAGATATTGATGTGAAAAAGATGAAGGATATCGTTTTGAATGGCAAGCAGAATGACGTCCAG ATTATATTAATGAACACAAGTGAGAAACAGGTGTTGAATCAGGCACTAGAATCACTTCAGGAGGAACTCAAG GATGATGATAATATTAAATTTGTGGGTGCATATGATGAAGCTTTATCGCATTTGTTATTCGCAGGATCTGACATTATCTTGTGTCGATCATTTCTTGATCCTTCCGATGAAACCCCA CTAAAAGCTTTGAGCTATGGAGCAGCTCCAATAGCGGTTGGCCTGGATGCTCACAAAAACTG GGTGATACCTTTTGATAGGAACTTGATGAATCATGACCAAGAGGCAACCAAGTACTCAAAGATAATCAACAATACCTTTGGAAACATGTCATTTGGTCTTGCCATTGATGAAATT AGGAGTAACCCATCCAAGTGGAAAAGAAGAATAATGGAAGCAATGTCCCATGATTTATCATGGGATGGTGAATGCTACGAAGTTCATTTGGCAGCTTATTCAGCTATAAAGAATATGTGA